GTCGATATTCCTGGCACTGACGGCCTTTAGTGTGATGGCGGCCATCGCGGTGGCGGTTGGCCTGCCGGAAAGTTTCCCCGCCCATCAACCGCGTCAGCCACTGTCGGGTGCACTGCGCCAGTACGGCCGGTTGTTGTCGGACCGGGTTTACCTGGGCTATGCCCTGACCGGCGGCATCTCGATTGCCGGCATGTTTGCCTACATCGCGGGCTCGCCGTTCGTGTTTATCAAGCTATACGGCGTGCCTGCCGAGCACTATGGCTGGGTGTTTGGCTCCAACGCCGCCGGCTTTATCCTGGTGGCACAGGTTAATGCACGCCTGCTGGCCTCCCGCGGCCCGGCGTTTTTGTTGTCGCGCACGGTGTGGGTCTACCTGGCGGCGGGCCTGGCGTTGCTGGCCATTACTGCGCTGCGCACTGACGCTTTGTGGCCGTTGCTGGTGCCGCTGTTTATCTGCATCGCCAGCCTGGGCTGCATTTTGCCCAACACGTCGGCCTGCGCCATGAGTGGGCAGGGTGCACGGGCGGGCAGTGCGTCGGCGTTGCTCGGTTGCATACAGTTTGGGATTGCGGCGGGCGCGGCGTCGTTGGTCGGCGTGTTGCATGATGGCACGGCGATGCCGATGGCAATGGTCATCAGCTTGTGTGGCGTGCTGGCGGTGACGGTCGCGACGCTGACCCGGCGCCAGCAGCGCCAACGGGCACTGCAAGCGGCGGACTGATCAGGGTCAGCCAGCAGAACGCTGCTGGCTTTCGGGGAAGCGGTGCGGCGCCTGGATGCGGGTTTGCAGGGTGTCGGCAAACGCGCGGGCTTCGGCCTCACTGCGGAAGGTAAAGGCATTTTGGTCCAGACGCACCTGCCATTTGTTGCCTTCGGATCTTGCTAGCGCTTTTATCAGGATCTTCATTGCTGACCTCCTCACGTAAAAGATTGCGTGGCAAAGGCGGCCAATATAAACCCGAATACGCTTACAAATATGACAAGGATCAAGTCTCTGACTAGCGGTGTCGTCCGTTACTTACACGAATAACAGACAACACTGACAGAACCCCTGGTTAGAACCCTTCCAGCACGATCTTGCCCTTGGCCTTGCCGCTCTCCAGCAGCTCGTGGGCACGGCGCAGGTTGGCGGCGTTGATCACGCCAAAGTGCTCGCCCACTGTGGTTTTCAGGGTGCCGGCATCGATCAGTTCGGCCACGCGATTGAGCAGGTTGTGCTGTTCGATCATGTCGCTGGTTTCGAACATCGAGCGGGTGTACATGAACTCCCAGTGCAGCGACAGGCTCTTGCGCTTGAGTTTGCTCACGTCCAGCGTCTTGGGGTCATCGATCAGCGCCAGTTTGCCCTGGGGAATCAGTGCTTCCACCAGTTGGTCCAGGTGCTGGTCGGTCTGGGTCAGGCTGGCGACATAGCTCACCTGCGGATGGCCGGCGTTTTTCAACTCATCGCTCAACGGTTTGCTGTGGTCGATCACCAGGTCGGCGCCCAGGTCCTTGGCCCACGCTTGGGTTTCAGGGCGGGAGGCGGTGCCGATGACTTTCAGGCCGGTGAGCTGTTTCGCCAGTTGGGTCAGGATCGATCCCACACCGCCGGACGCACCGACGATCAGCAGGCTCTGGCCTTCATCGGTCTTGCCTTCGCGCACTTGCAGGCGTTCGAACAGCAATTCCCAGGCGGTGATGGCGGTCAGTGGCAGTGCTGCAGCGTCGGCGAAGCCCAGGGTTTTTGGCATATGGCCGACGATGCGCTCATCCACGGTGTGCAGTTCGCTGTTGCCACCGGGGCGTACCAGGGAGCCGGCGTAAAATACCTTGTCGCCGACCTTGAACAGGCTGACTTCGCTGCCCACGGCCTTGACCACACCGGCCACGTCCCAGCCCAGCACTTTGGCTGCACCGTTTTCCGGGGCGACGTTCTGGCGCACCTTGGTGTCGACCGGGTTCACCGAGATGGCTTTGACTTCCACCAGCAGGTCGCGGGGCCCGGCGACCGGTTCTGGCAGTTCGATGTCTTGCAGGGATTTTGGATCGTTGATGGGCAATGCAGCGTAGTAGGCGATGGCTTTCATGATGGTTTCCAAAAAGGGTTCAGGGGTCAGGCAAGAAACTTCAGGCGCTTGAGGTCGAAATGCTCGATCACGTCGGCAGCCTTGGCGCGGAAATTCTGGATGTGGGCGCTCTGGTCGTGGTCGGCCAGGGCATCGTCGTCACTCCAGCGTTCGAGCATGTAGAAGGTCTCGGGGTGTTGCAGGTCCTGGTGCAGATCGTACTGCTGGCAGCCGGCTTCGACGCGAGTCGGTTCCAGCAGCTCGCGCAGCAGGGTTTCCAGCGTGGCTTGTTGGCCGGGCTTGGCGATCAGCGTGGCGATGACGTTAAAGGCAGCGGACATATTCGACTCCAGACACGTGATGAACGGGATGGACAGATGATTGGCTATTTCTCTGCAAGATAAAACCCGCTAAAAGAGCAGTCTCTTTCAATATTTTTTTGATAATAGGCGGTCAGCGTGCTGCGCTTTGATGACTTGCAGTTGTTTGTGCGTGCGGCAGACCTGGGCAGCCTATCGGCGGCGGCGCGGGTCATGGACATGTCGGCGGCGGTGGCCAGCGCGGCGTTGAAGCGCATCGAGCAGCAACTGGGCGCGCGGCTGTTGGCGCGCTCCACCCGCAGCCTGCGCCTGACGGCCGAGGGTGAAGGCTTCCTGGAGTACGCGCGGGCCGCCTTGAGCAGCCTGGATGAAGGCCGGCGGTTATTGGCCAGTGGCCAGGATCAGGTCAGCGGGGTGTTGCAACTGTCGGCACCGTCGGACTTTGGCCGCAACCAGTTGCTGCCCTGGCTGGATGAGTTTCAGCGTGACTACCCCGGCCTGAGCGTGCGCCTGCTGTTGGGCGACCGGATTGCCGACCTGTTCCGCCAGCCGGTGGACATCGCCCTGCGCTATGGCGAACCCGAAGACTCCAGCCTGATCGCGCTGCCCATCGCCCCGGACAACTACCGCGTGCTCTGCGCCGCTCCCAGCTACCTCGCGCGGCATGGCGAACCTCGTCATCTGGAGCAACTGACCCAGCACAATTGCCTGCTGTACATGCTCGGCAGCCGGGTGCACGACCATTGGGGCTTCAACGACGGCAAACGTGACGTCAGCCTGACAGTGACCGGCGACCGCTTCAGTGACGACGCCGATGTGGTGCGACGCTGGGCGGTGGCCGGGGTGGGTATTGCCTACAAGTCCTGGCTGGATGTCAGCTCCGATGTGCTGGCGGGCCGCCTGCGCCTGATCCTGCCGGAGCTGCGGGGCGAGCGTACGCCGCTCAACCTGTTGTGCGCTCATCGCGCGCAGTTGAGCAAACCGATCAATCTGCTGCGGGAAATGCTCGTCGCCCGTTGTGCGACATTGACTGCGCAGTTGCCGGAGCGATCAACCTCTACACCATAACCCCGGGAATATCGGGAAATTTCCTTCAGCCCCTGTCCTTGGTTGCGCTGTAAGACGGCACGGAACCGGGCGTTTTCACGCTTATACTTTTGCGCCAACCGCAGCAGACGAATGATTCAACAGGGAGTGAATGAGCACATGGAACAGGCACCTTGTATCAGCCAGATCGCCACCTTGCTGGCCGACCCGAAACGTACCGCGATGGTGTGGGCGTTGATGGACGGCTCGGCCAAACCTTCCAATGAACTGGCAGCACTTGCCGGGTTGTCAGCGGCCTCGGCGAATGCTCATCTGACGCGATTGACGGCCGGTGGCCTGCTGCGCGTCGAAGCCCGTAGCGGCAAACGCTTCTTTCGGGTGGCCGCCGCCGACGTAGCGGCCGCCGTGGATGCCCTGGCCTGCACCACCATGGCCAGCGTCGCCCGCAGCACGCCTACCCATTCCCAGTCATTGATTGCGCCTGCCGCATTACGGCGGGCCAGGCTTTGTCATGGGCATTTAGGTGGCGAACTGGCGGCGGGGTTATATCAACGGATGATGGCGGCCGGGTGGTTGGAGCGCCCGGAGCAACGCACGGAAGTGACGCCCTTTGGTGCGCGCAAATTCGCAGGGCTGGGGATCTTCACTCAGGCACTGGCTCGGCCGATCGTGTGCGATTGTTTTGACTGGAGCGAACAGCAGCCGCACCTGGGCGGTGCATTGGGGGCCGCGCTGTTGCAGCTGTGCATGCAGTCGAGCTGGGTCAGTGTGATCAATGAGTCCCAGGCGTTGCAGGTCAGTGAAACCGGGCAACTGGAAATTGCCCGGCTTGCTGCAACCGGTGATTAAGGCTTGACCAACCGTGCGTCCAGGCTGTTTTGCGCCAGGCGTTTGGCCTGGTCCTGGGTCATGCCCAGGGAGGTGTACAGCGCATGGAAGTTCTCGGTGACATAGCCGCCGAAGTACGCCGGGTCATCCGAGTTCACCGTCACCTTAACGCCACGCTCAAGCATGTCGAGGATGTTGTGCTGGGACATGTCGTCGAACACGCACAGCTTGGTGTTGGACAGCGGGCACACTGTCAGTGGGATCTGCTCGTCGATGATCCGTTGCATCAGGCGTTCGTCTTCAATGGCACGCACGCCATGGTCGATACGCTGGATCTTCAGCAGGTCGATGGCTTCCCAGATGTACTCCGGTGGGCCTTCTTCGCCGGCGTGGGCGACGGTCAGGAAGCCTTCATGACGGGCACGATCGAACACGCGCTGGAACTTGCTCGGCGGGTGGCCCATCTCCGAACTGTCCAGCCCCACGGCAACAAACGCGTCACGGAACGGCAGCGCCTGGTCGAGGGTTTTCTCGGCTTCCTCCTGGCTCAGGTGGCGCAGGAAGCTCAGGATCAAACCGCTGGTGATGCCCAGTTGCTGCTCGCCGTCTTTCAAGGCGGCAGCGATGCCATTGAGCACTACTTCGAACGGCACGCCACGGTCGGTGTGGGTTTGCGGGTCGAAGAACGGTTCGGTGTGGATCACGTTCTGCGCCTTGCAGCGCAGCAGGTAGGCCCAGGTCAGGTCGTAGAAGTCCTGTGAGGTGCGCAGTACATCGGCGCCCTTGTAGTAGAGGTCGAGAAACTCTTGCAGGTTGTTGAAGGCGTAAGCCTTGCGCAGGGTTTCGACGTCGTTCCAGGGCAGCGCGATTTTGTTGCGTTCGGCCAGGGCGAACAGCAGTTCAGGCTCCAGCGAGCCTTCCAGGTGCAGGTGCAATTCAGCCTTGGGCAGGGCGTTGAGCCAATCGTACATTTATAAATTCTCATCAGGTGCAATGGCGGCATTCTACAGGCGCACGCCGAAATAATCGGCAAAACCTGACCAAGCGGTGAGTATCCGCAGGCGTCGTGCAAGCGGTACGTGAACTAAGGTGTAACGAAACGTTAGCTGCGCGGTGCAGTCTGTACCCCATCAATGACTGATTTGCCGCGTATAAAAGGCCTGCAATGCTCACCTCTATCAAGCAAGAAAAATTCATGCTGTTGGCGCTGATTGCCGCCATCGCCGCCTACCCGCTGGAGCACTGGATGCTGCACAGCGGGCAGATGGTGGCGCTGCTGGGCGGCATTGCGCTGATCGGCTTTATCGTCGTGGCCTCGATGCGCGTGGCGCACCATGCCGAGCAATTGGCGGAAAAGGTCGGCGACCCCTACGGCACCATGATCCTGACCCTCGCCGCGGTGCTGGTGGAGGTGGTGATTCTGGCGATCATGATGAGTAACGAGCCGTCACCGACCCTGGTGCGCGACACCATTTACTCTGCGGTAATGCTCGACATCAACGGCATCCTCGGCCTGGCTGCGCTGATGGGCGGGATCAAGCATGGCGAGCAGTCCTACAACGATGATTCGGCAAGGACCTACAGCGTGATGATCCTTACCGCCATGGGTGTGTCGATGGTGGTGCCGGAATTTATCCCCGAAGCCGACTGGAAAATTTACTCGGCCTTCACCATCGGCGCGATGGTGGTGCTCTACACCCTGTTCCTGCGGATGCAGGTTGGGCCCCACAGTTATTTCTTCAGCTATAGCTACCCGGAAAAACGTCGCAAGAAACAGCCAGAAGAAGAATCGCCGCCGATCAACCTGGCGTTCTCCATCGCCACCCTGGTGTTTGGTGTGGTTGTGATTGGCGCGTTGGCCGAGGTGATGTCCAAGACCCTCGACCTCGGCCTGGAAGGCACCGGCGCTCCGCCGGTAATCACCGCGATCATCGTGGCCGCGATTTCCGCCGCCCCGGAGATTTTGACCGCGTTGCGCGCGGCGCTGGCCAACCGCATGCAGTCAGTGGTGAACATTGCGCTGGGTGCGTCGCTGTCGACGGTGATTCTGACGGTGCCGGTGATGGAGGCCATGGCCTTGTACACCGGCCAACCGTTTCAGATGGCGATGACGCCGGTGCAAACCGTGATGGTGTTTATCACGTTGATTGTCAGCGCGATCAACCTCAACGATGGCGAAACCAACGCCATCGAAGGAATGACCCATTTTGTGTTGTTTGCGACGTTTATCATGTTGTCGCTGCTTGGACTGTAACCAATTTTGGGTACACCGCTGATCAAATGTGGGAGCTGGCTTGCCTGCGATAGCATCACCTCGGCGCGACTGAAAGACCGAGGCGCCTGCATCGCGGGCAAGCCCGGCTCCCACATTTGATCTGGGCTTGGCTTAAATCCCGCTTATCAGCGCACGTGCCGCCTGGCTGTGATCGGCGATCAAGCCTTTCAGATCCAGGCCTTCGACCTGCCCGTCGATCACCCGCCATTTGCCGCCGACCATTACCCGGTCGGCCCGGTCGGCGCCGCACAGCAGCAGTGCCGAGATCGGATCGTGGCTGCCGGAGAAGCGCAGCTCATCAAGCTTGAACAGCGCCAGGTCGGCCTGTTTACCTACGGCCAGTTCGCCGATATCGCTGCGGCCCAGTAACTGCGCCGAACCTTTGGTAGCCCAACCCAGCACCCGTTCCGGGGTGATCTTCTCTGCCCCGTACCGCAGGCGCTGGATGTACAGGGCCTGGCGCGTTTCCAGGATCATGTTCGAGGCATCATTGGACGCCGAACCGTCCACGCCCAGGCCAATCGGTGCGCCGGCAGCGAGCAGGTCCAGCGTTGGGCATATCCCGGAAGCCAGGCGCATGTTGGAACTCGGGCAATGGCAGACTCCGGTGCCGGCGGCGCCGAGGCGTGTGATTTCTTCCGGGTTGAAGTGAATGCCATGGGCCAGCCACGTGCGCGGGCCGAGCCAGCCGACGCTGTCGAGGTAATCCACGGTGCGCAGGCCGAAGCGTTGCAGGCAGAAGTCTTCTTCGTCGAGGGTTTCTGCCAGATGGGTATGCAGGCGCACGTCGAGGTGGTTGGCCAGTTCGGCGCTGGCTTCCATGATTTCCGGGGTCACGGAAAACGGTGAGCACGGCGCCAGGGCGATCTGGATTTGCGCGCCGTCGCCGCGCTCGTGGTACTGGCGGATCAGGCGGCGGCTGTCTTCCAGAATTACTTCGCCTTGTTGCACGGTTTGCTGCGGTGGCAGCCCGCCGTCGGCCTCGCCCAGGCTCATGGAGCCGCGGGTTAGCATGGCGCGCATGCCCAGTTCGCGCACGCTGTCGACTTGTATGTCGATCGCGTTTTCAAGGCCTTCCGGGAACAGGTAGTGGTGGTCCGCTGCGGTGGTGCAGCCTGAGAGCAGCAATTCCGCGAGGGCGACTTTAGACGCGAGGGCGAGTTTTTCCGGGGTCAGTCGTGCCCAGACCGGGTACAGGGTCTTGAGCCACGGGAATAACGGCTGGTTAACCACCGGTGCCCAGGCGCGGGTCAGGGTTTGATAGAAGTGATGGTGGGTGTTGATCAGCCCCGGAAGCACCACATGCTGGCGCGCATCGAAAATATTTGCGCAGGGCACGGCAGGTTCTCGGCCCCAGCCCAGCACTTCGGTGATCACACCGTCTTGCAGCACCAGGCCACCACGGGCGTCGAGGCCATTGGCGGTGAAAATCGCGAGGGGGTTTTTTAACCAGATACGGGTCGCAGGCATTGGCCGGCTCCTCTGAATGATGGGTTCAGGTTTGCCAGCTCAGTGTTGCCCTGTCTGCTGATCCAGGGTCGCCGGGGAGGGCGAGGTGCGCAGTGTACGGGTGGATCGTTATCGACGGCAATCGGCCGATAACGATCGCGGTTTTTTACCAGGCGATGGTCTCGCCCTTGTAGTCCACAAAGTGATGGCCGCCCTTACCACTGTAGGCATTCACTTGGTCGACCAAGCCGCGGACGCTGGTGGGCACGTCGATTTGCGCGTTTTCGCCGCCCATGTCGGTTTTTACCCAGCCCGGGTGCAACGACAGCACGGTCAGTTTCTGGTCGCCCAGTTGAGTGACGAAACTGTTGGTCATGGAGTTGAGGGCGGCCTTGCTGGCTTTGTACAAGGCCAGGTCCGAGCCGTCGGGGATGGTGACGCTGCCCAGGATCGAGCTCATGAAGGCCAGCACGCCGGTGTCCGGGCGGATCTGCCCGACAAAACGCTGGGCCAAATTGATGGGCGCCACAGCGTTGGTGAAAAACAGTTGGCCGACTTCAGCCAGCGTGGCGTGGCCGGGTTCCTGGTTGGCGGGGCCTTTGACGCCGGCGTTGACGAACAGCAGGTCGAAGGTTTTTTCCTTGAGCCGCTGGCTCAGGGCGATCACGGCCTGTTGGTCATCCATGTCGAGCTTTTCGATCTGCACCGGGCCCAGGGCCTTCAAGGCATCGGCCTTTTGTGGGTCGCGCACGGTGGCGGTCACCTCCCAGCCGTCCGCCAGCAGTTGCTTGGCCAGGCCAAGGCCCAAGCCCCGGGAGGCGCCGATAATCAGTGCGGTTTTTGAAGTGGACATGAATGGCTTCCTTTGACGATGGAGGTTCACGGGTTCAGTGGACAACGCTGGCCGAGCCTTTGCTGCAACTCCTGGCGCAGTTGATCGAGTTCGGCGATGCGGGTTTCGATCAGGTTGAGCTTGTCTTGCAACAGTTGAGTGACGGCGGTGTCGGGGTCTGGCGCTTGCCATAATGCGCCGACGCTGTTGCCAATTTCACCCAGGCTGAAGCCCAGGCGCTGGGCGGTCTTGATGTACAGCACCAACTGCACCATGTCGTCGGGGTAGTCGCGGTAACCGTTGGCACTGCGTTGCGCGGCAATCAACCCGCGCTGCTCGTAGAAGCGCAGGGTGTCGCGGCTGACTTGGCTGGCCTGGGCTAATTCGCCGATACGCATGCAGAGGGCTCGAAGGGGCTTGACCTTGGAGCATACTCCAGGCTTTACGTTGCTGGCTTCTTGAATTGAAGGAGCTTGCTGCCATGTGGACTGCACACCAATACCGTCAACTGGTTCGGGCCAGCGGTTGGTACGATTTGATCGTCACCGCGGCGCTGGTCACCCCCTGGACCTTTGTTCTGCTGCATAACGCCTTGGTGGCGTTGAATCTGCCCGGCGAACTGCCGTCGTTCGCACCTGTGCATATGTTGATGGCCAACCTGATGGGCTCGATCGTTTGTGTGTGGTCGGTGCTGCGAATCCGCGATCCTCAAGCGATCTTTGGTCGCTATGACGCCGCCGGCCGAGTGCTGTTTGCCACCTGGCAGATTTACGCGCTGGCCCACGGCGCCAGTACGGTATTGGTGATTGTGGTGGTGTTTGAGGTGCTGTGGGCGGTGGCGCAGTTGATGCCGGTGCGCCGGGCAGCTAGTTGATCAAAAAACGTTCAGTTGCGCCCGGGCGTTGCGGGCTCTGCCGCCGGCTCACTCTTGCACGGGTTATCCACAGGTTGCTCCACAGTAATTGTGCGCAAGCGCAATCGGTGGGTATAAGCGCTGTGGCCCTTTGTTCTAAAGGACATAACCCGCCTGACTGACTGTTTTTGAGCTGGATCAATACTTTTGTGTGGCGAGCTGAACAAAAACTGAACAACCGCCTCGAACCCTTGTGACAGAAGGGTTACAGGCGAGTGTGCTCAGGTTATCCACAGGCAGGTGCACAGTAGATGTGGGCAGTTTCAACGCTGCAGCAGGATACGCCCGCGGCTCAGGTCCGCGAGCTGGGTTTGCAGGGTGTCGATACAGGCTTCGCCGAGGGCCAGTTGCAGGTCGACGCCATTGGCGGTGAAGGTTTCTTCCATCACCAATCCGCCCAGTTCGGCCACTCGCAGTTTCACCAACTGCAACTCGGCAAAACCACAGGAGCAACTCAGCGGCACGCGTTTGATCAGCTCGACGCGTTCGGCAGCTTGCAGGCATTTGTTGGCGCCGCCGCCATAAGCGCGGGCCAGGCCGCCGGTGCCCAGTTGAATGCCACCGTACCAGCGGATCACCAGCACCACGACCTGATCGCAATCCTGCGCTTCGATCGCGGCCAGGATCGGTCGCCCGGCCGTGCCGCCGGGCTCGCCGTCATCATTGCTGCGGTATTGATCGCCAAGTTTCCAGGCCCAGCAGTTGTGCGTGGCGTTCAGGTCGCTGTGCTGGTCA
This genomic window from Pseudomonas sp. Bout1 contains:
- a CDS encoding multidrug effflux MFS transporter — protein: MNLRIILILGALSAFAPLAIDFYLPGFPAMAVAFGTDEKHIQLTLAVYFTGLAIGQLIYGPLADRFGRRGPLLSGVTLFTLASFACAYAPSLEWLIGARFVQALGGCAGMVISRAVVSDKCDAVGSAKVFSQLMLVTGLAPILAPLAGGVMVGIWGWQSIFLALTAFSVMAAIAVAVGLPESFPAHQPRQPLSGALRQYGRLLSDRVYLGYALTGGISIAGMFAYIAGSPFVFIKLYGVPAEHYGWVFGSNAAGFILVAQVNARLLASRGPAFLLSRTVWVYLAAGLALLAITALRTDALWPLLVPLFICIASLGCILPNTSACAMSGQGARAGSASALLGCIQFGIAAGAASLVGVLHDGTAMPMAMVISLCGVLAVTVATLTRRQQRQRALQAAD
- a CDS encoding zinc-binding alcohol dehydrogenase family protein, yielding MKAIAYYAALPINDPKSLQDIELPEPVAGPRDLLVEVKAISVNPVDTKVRQNVAPENGAAKVLGWDVAGVVKAVGSEVSLFKVGDKVFYAGSLVRPGGNSELHTVDERIVGHMPKTLGFADAAALPLTAITAWELLFERLQVREGKTDEGQSLLIVGASGGVGSILTQLAKQLTGLKVIGTASRPETQAWAKDLGADLVIDHSKPLSDELKNAGHPQVSYVASLTQTDQHLDQLVEALIPQGKLALIDDPKTLDVSKLKRKSLSLHWEFMYTRSMFETSDMIEQHNLLNRVAELIDAGTLKTTVGEHFGVINAANLRRAHELLESGKAKGKIVLEGF
- a CDS encoding putative quinol monooxygenase, producing the protein MSAAFNVIATLIAKPGQQATLETLLRELLEPTRVEAGCQQYDLHQDLQHPETFYMLERWSDDDALADHDQSAHIQNFRAKAADVIEHFDLKRLKFLA
- a CDS encoding LysR family transcriptional regulator is translated as MLRFDDLQLFVRAADLGSLSAAARVMDMSAAVASAALKRIEQQLGARLLARSTRSLRLTAEGEGFLEYARAALSSLDEGRRLLASGQDQVSGVLQLSAPSDFGRNQLLPWLDEFQRDYPGLSVRLLLGDRIADLFRQPVDIALRYGEPEDSSLIALPIAPDNYRVLCAAPSYLARHGEPRHLEQLTQHNCLLYMLGSRVHDHWGFNDGKRDVSLTVTGDRFSDDADVVRRWAVAGVGIAYKSWLDVSSDVLAGRLRLILPELRGERTPLNLLCAHRAQLSKPINLLREMLVARCATLTAQLPERSTSTP
- a CDS encoding helix-turn-helix transcriptional regulator; translated protein: MEQAPCISQIATLLADPKRTAMVWALMDGSAKPSNELAALAGLSAASANAHLTRLTAGGLLRVEARSGKRFFRVAAADVAAAVDALACTTMASVARSTPTHSQSLIAPAALRRARLCHGHLGGELAAGLYQRMMAAGWLERPEQRTEVTPFGARKFAGLGIFTQALARPIVCDCFDWSEQQPHLGGALGAALLQLCMQSSWVSVINESQALQVSETGQLEIARLAATGD
- a CDS encoding adenosine deaminase; translation: MYDWLNALPKAELHLHLEGSLEPELLFALAERNKIALPWNDVETLRKAYAFNNLQEFLDLYYKGADVLRTSQDFYDLTWAYLLRCKAQNVIHTEPFFDPQTHTDRGVPFEVVLNGIAAALKDGEQQLGITSGLILSFLRHLSQEEAEKTLDQALPFRDAFVAVGLDSSEMGHPPSKFQRVFDRARHEGFLTVAHAGEEGPPEYIWEAIDLLKIQRIDHGVRAIEDERLMQRIIDEQIPLTVCPLSNTKLCVFDDMSQHNILDMLERGVKVTVNSDDPAYFGGYVTENFHALYTSLGMTQDQAKRLAQNSLDARLVKP
- a CDS encoding calcium:proton antiporter, producing MLTSIKQEKFMLLALIAAIAAYPLEHWMLHSGQMVALLGGIALIGFIVVASMRVAHHAEQLAEKVGDPYGTMILTLAAVLVEVVILAIMMSNEPSPTLVRDTIYSAVMLDINGILGLAALMGGIKHGEQSYNDDSARTYSVMILTAMGVSMVVPEFIPEADWKIYSAFTIGAMVVLYTLFLRMQVGPHSYFFSYSYPEKRRKKQPEEESPPINLAFSIATLVFGVVVIGALAEVMSKTLDLGLEGTGAPPVITAIIVAAISAAPEILTALRAALANRMQSVVNIALGASLSTVILTVPVMEAMALYTGQPFQMAMTPVQTVMVFITLIVSAINLNDGETNAIEGMTHFVLFATFIMLSLLGL
- a CDS encoding 8-oxoguanine deaminase; protein product: MPATRIWLKNPLAIFTANGLDARGGLVLQDGVITEVLGWGREPAVPCANIFDARQHVVLPGLINTHHHFYQTLTRAWAPVVNQPLFPWLKTLYPVWARLTPEKLALASKVALAELLLSGCTTAADHHYLFPEGLENAIDIQVDSVRELGMRAMLTRGSMSLGEADGGLPPQQTVQQGEVILEDSRRLIRQYHERGDGAQIQIALAPCSPFSVTPEIMEASAELANHLDVRLHTHLAETLDEEDFCLQRFGLRTVDYLDSVGWLGPRTWLAHGIHFNPEEITRLGAAGTGVCHCPSSNMRLASGICPTLDLLAAGAPIGLGVDGSASNDASNMILETRQALYIQRLRYGAEKITPERVLGWATKGSAQLLGRSDIGELAVGKQADLALFKLDELRFSGSHDPISALLLCGADRADRVMVGGKWRVIDGQVEGLDLKGLIADHSQAARALISGI
- a CDS encoding SDR family oxidoreductase, which encodes MSTSKTALIIGASRGLGLGLAKQLLADGWEVTATVRDPQKADALKALGPVQIEKLDMDDQQAVIALSQRLKEKTFDLLFVNAGVKGPANQEPGHATLAEVGQLFFTNAVAPINLAQRFVGQIRPDTGVLAFMSSILGSVTIPDGSDLALYKASKAALNSMTNSFVTQLGDQKLTVLSLHPGWVKTDMGGENAQIDVPTSVRGLVDQVNAYSGKGGHHFVDYKGETIAW
- a CDS encoding MerR family transcriptional regulator; amino-acid sequence: MRIGELAQASQVSRDTLRFYEQRGLIAAQRSANGYRDYPDDMVQLVLYIKTAQRLGFSLGEIGNSVGALWQAPDPDTAVTQLLQDKLNLIETRIAELDQLRQELQQRLGQRCPLNP
- a CDS encoding YigZ family protein, with the protein product MPFTLTGLCEFREEIRKSRFITLAAPIASPQDAQAFIDQHSDLNATHNCWAWKLGDQYRSNDDGEPGGTAGRPILAAIEAQDCDQVVVLVIRWYGGIQLGTGGLARAYGGGANKCLQAAERVELIKRVPLSCSCGFAELQLVKLRVAELGGLVMEETFTANGVDLQLALGEACIDTLQTQLADLSRGRILLQR